A genomic stretch from Astatotilapia calliptera chromosome 4, fAstCal1.2, whole genome shotgun sequence includes:
- the tefb gene encoding TEF transcription factor, PAR bZIP family member b isoform X1, with protein MQSARSRFVGVNKSCVFEQSGQFHKLSNMTAANQMFFEDRSDVPDLLRYLADCPFPAFDDSEIEKEKLCSSEDVDGGGAVANNAGGGSRGGGGGSGGSGGVSASLTPAIWEKTIPYDGETFHLEYMDLDEFLLENGIPVTLEEEELQKTLTVEDKGKAIPKAIAGATTTTPTPTTTETTTPATPVAADSSSPPSASMATPDPEEPVTVTTLQPAKLEEEQEEEEEGEKEEEQKEESLPEEATPKAEVKKAERNTPSPIDPDAIEVDINFQPDPTDLVLSSVPGGELFNPRKHRFSQEELKPQPMIKKAKKVFVPDEQKDEKYWSRRKKNNLAAKRSRDARRLKENQITVRASFLERENAALRQQVAEMRKDCGRCKNVLARYEAKYGPL; from the exons ATGCAAAGCGCACGTAGTCGTTTCGTCGGAGTAAATAAGAGTTGTGTTTTCGAGCAGAGCGGGCAGTTTCACAAGTTGTCCAACATGACGGCGGCTAACCAAATGTTTTTCGAGGACAGGAGCGACGTGCCGGACCTGCTCAGGTACTTGGCCGACTGTCCCTTCCCGGCCTTTGATGACAGTG AAATAGAGAAGGAGAAGTTGTGCTCATCTGAAGATGTGGATGGAGGAGGGGCTGTGGCAAACAATGCTGGTGGAGGCTccagaggaggtggtggtggaagTGGGGGCAGTGGAGGGGTATCAGCCTCCCTGACCCCAGCCATTTGGGAGAAGACCATTCCGTATGATGGGGAGACATTCCACTTGGAATACATGGACTTGGATGAGTTCCTCCTGGAGAACGGTATCCCTGTGaccctggaggaggaggagctgcagaAGACGCTGACAGTTGAAGACAAAGGCAAAGCCATTCCCAAGGCTATTGCAGGAGCTACCACCACCACTCCTACTCCTACTACTACTGAAACAACTACTCCCGCTACTCCTGTTGCTGCAGACTCATCATCTCCCCCCTCTGCCTCCATGGCTACCCCAGATCCAGAGGAGCCTGTGACAGTCACCACGTTACAACCGGCTAAGctagaagaagaacaagaagaagaagaagaaggagaaaaagaggaagagcaaAAAGAGGAATCTTTGCCTGAGGAGGCAACGCCAAAAGCAGAAGTAAAGAAAGCGG AACGTAACACGCCCTCCCCAATCGACCCAGACGCCATTGAGGTGGACATTAATTTCCAGCCAGATCCCACAGACCTGGTCCTGTCCAGTGTGCCCGGGGGTGAGCTGTTCAACCCACGCAAGCACAGGTTCTCCCAGGAGGAGCTGAAGCCGCAGCCGATGATCAAGAAGGCCAAGAAGGTTTTTGTTCCCGATGAGCAGAAG GATGAGAAGTACTGGTCgagaagaaagaagaacaaTCTGGCAGCGAAGCGTTCCCGCGATGCACGCCGCCTTAAGGAGAACCAGATCACCGTGCGTGCATCCTTCCTGGAGCGTGAAAATGCTGCTCTGAGGCAGC
- the tefb gene encoding TEF transcription factor, PAR bZIP family member b isoform X2, which produces MPGEAAMATELEPSGNTATASPQKSFPFVLKKIMDIPPPNILEEGEDEIEKEKLCSSEDVDGGGAVANNAGGGSRGGGGGSGGSGGVSASLTPAIWEKTIPYDGETFHLEYMDLDEFLLENGIPVTLEEEELQKTLTVEDKGKAIPKAIAGATTTTPTPTTTETTTPATPVAADSSSPPSASMATPDPEEPVTVTTLQPAKLEEEQEEEEEGEKEEEQKEESLPEEATPKAEVKKAERNTPSPIDPDAIEVDINFQPDPTDLVLSSVPGGELFNPRKHRFSQEELKPQPMIKKAKKVFVPDEQKDEKYWSRRKKNNLAAKRSRDARRLKENQITVRASFLERENAALRQQVAEMRKDCGRCKNVLARYEAKYGPL; this is translated from the exons ATGCCTGGCGAAGCCGCGATGGCAACGGAGCTCGAGCCCAGCGGTAATACCGCTACAGCGTCACCCCAGAagtcttttccttttgttttaaagaaaattatgGACATACCTCCTCCGAACATCCTGGAGGAAGGAGAAGACG AAATAGAGAAGGAGAAGTTGTGCTCATCTGAAGATGTGGATGGAGGAGGGGCTGTGGCAAACAATGCTGGTGGAGGCTccagaggaggtggtggtggaagTGGGGGCAGTGGAGGGGTATCAGCCTCCCTGACCCCAGCCATTTGGGAGAAGACCATTCCGTATGATGGGGAGACATTCCACTTGGAATACATGGACTTGGATGAGTTCCTCCTGGAGAACGGTATCCCTGTGaccctggaggaggaggagctgcagaAGACGCTGACAGTTGAAGACAAAGGCAAAGCCATTCCCAAGGCTATTGCAGGAGCTACCACCACCACTCCTACTCCTACTACTACTGAAACAACTACTCCCGCTACTCCTGTTGCTGCAGACTCATCATCTCCCCCCTCTGCCTCCATGGCTACCCCAGATCCAGAGGAGCCTGTGACAGTCACCACGTTACAACCGGCTAAGctagaagaagaacaagaagaagaagaagaaggagaaaaagaggaagagcaaAAAGAGGAATCTTTGCCTGAGGAGGCAACGCCAAAAGCAGAAGTAAAGAAAGCGG AACGTAACACGCCCTCCCCAATCGACCCAGACGCCATTGAGGTGGACATTAATTTCCAGCCAGATCCCACAGACCTGGTCCTGTCCAGTGTGCCCGGGGGTGAGCTGTTCAACCCACGCAAGCACAGGTTCTCCCAGGAGGAGCTGAAGCCGCAGCCGATGATCAAGAAGGCCAAGAAGGTTTTTGTTCCCGATGAGCAGAAG GATGAGAAGTACTGGTCgagaagaaagaagaacaaTCTGGCAGCGAAGCGTTCCCGCGATGCACGCCGCCTTAAGGAGAACCAGATCACCGTGCGTGCATCCTTCCTGGAGCGTGAAAATGCTGCTCTGAGGCAGC